In the genome of Nocardioides sp. NBC_00368, the window CGTTCCTGCTGCAGACCGAGAACAGCCCCACCGGACTGCCGCAGTCGGTCTTCGATGAGATCGCGGCCGCAGCCACCGCGGACCGCTACGCCTACTTCACCACCTTCTACGAGAACTTCTACAACCTCGACGAGTTCCTCGGCAGCCGGATCAGCCAGGAGGCGGTGCGCAACAGCTGGAACATCGCCGCCGGCGCCTCCTGGTACGCGTCGGTCGCGTGCGTGGCGACCTGGCACGAGGACTTCCGGGCCGACATCGCGATGATCGACGTACCGGCACTGATCCTGCAGGGGACCGCCGACCGGATCCTGCCCATCGAGGCGACCGGGCGCCCGTTCGCGACGGCCCTTCCGGACGCCACCTACGTCGAGATCGACGGCGCGCCGCACGGCCTGCTGTGGACCCACGCCGACGAGGTCAACAAGACCCTGCTCGCATTCCTCGCGGACTCCTGATCGGAAAGGACCAAGAACTCATGTCACACCATCTCGACTCGCCGCTGGCCCGCCAGGACGTGCGGCTCGACATCACCGACCTGTACGTCTTCCGCGGCGAGACCGGCACCGTGCTGGTCATCAACGTGTGTCACTCGCTGGCCGGAGACATCCCGACGCCCGGCTTCCACCCCGAGGGTAGGTACGAGTTCAAGATCGACGTCGACGGCGACGCGGTCGAGGAGCGGACCTATCGCTTCGTCTTCGGCCCACGCGACGAGACCGGACACCAAGACGTCGCTGTCCACCAGATCGACGGCGACGCCGCCACCGACCCGTTCGCCGAGGGGACGGTGCTCGCCACGGGCACCACAAAGGGGACGATCGTGACGGACCGCGGGCTGCGGGTGTGGACCGGCAAGGCTGGTGACCCGTTCTGGATCGAGCCCGACGTGCTGCACGCCGTCGGTCACGCTTTCCAGGACGGGACGACGATCGACGTCGGGACCTGGACGCCTGACCAGGCGACGAACCTCTTCGCCGGCCACACGGTGTACTCGATCGTCCTGGAGATCCCCGACGCGGACCTGCTGGAACCGGGACGTACGACGCGGGCGATCGGCGTCTGGGCGGTGGCCAGCCTCGCGACCGATGCGGGCGGCTGGCGCTCGATCAACCGGGTCGGGCTGCCGATGATCCACCCGTTGTTCACTCAGTACGACGAGCAGCTCGGCGATGATCTCAACGGCGGCCGTCCCAGCGAGGACGCGGCGACGTACGGCGCCCGGCTGACCAGCGAGATCGCCAGCGTGGTCAAGGCCTACGGCACTGCCGTCGATCCCGACGAGTACGCGGCCGGCGTCGCCCGCCGGTTCATGCCCAACGTGCTGCCGTACGTCGTGGGGACCACGGCCTGCTTCGGCTTCAACGGCTGGAACGGCCGCACGCTGACCGACAACGCGCCTGACGTGATGTTCTCGATCGCTGCCAACACCCCGGTCGCTCTCGGGATCGGCAAGGAGTCGGTCACCGCCCAACCCACCGCGGTCTTTCCCTACGTCCCGGCCGTGAAGTGACGTCCATATAATCGACAAGCCCCGGAATCCATCGGATCCGGGGCTTGTCTGTGGTGGTGCGCGAGGGGGGAGTTGAACCCCCACGTCCTTTCGGACACACGGACCTGAACCGTGCGCGTCTGCCTATTCCGCCACTCGCGCGTGCAACAGAGGAAACGTTAGCCCACACGGGTCCGCCCGCCCAAAACGACGGCACCCCGCTCGCCTTGACGCTGGCGGTCACCCGATCGTGGGAGGATCGAAACCACGCAGAATGCGGGAAGTGGCAGATCCCCTGGGGTGCACCGATACGATCGGGCCGAATCCGGGGACCACTGTGCCCGTACGCGACTGACACCCAACCCGCCCGGCCTACCCGGCACCTGAGAGGAGCGCAACAACGTGAGCGGCCTGCAGAAGTTCGAGCAGAAGCTGGAGCAGCTCATCTCAGGCGCTTTCGCCAAGGCGTTCCGGTCCGAGGTGAAGTCGGTGGAGATCGTCGCCGCGCTCCAGCGAGAGATCGACAACAACGCCCAGGTGCTCAGCCGCCAGCGGCGCCTGGTCCCCAACGACTTCTTCGTGGAGCTGTCCTCCAGCGACCTGGGGAAGCTGGAGTCCTACGGACCCCACCTCAAGGAAGAGCTGAAGCGCCAGCTGATGGACCACGCCGAGGCGCAGGGATTCGTCTTCCCGGGCCGTGTGAGCATCGAGTTCGGCGAGGCGAAGGACCTGACCATCGGTCGGTTCCGGGTGCGGAGCCGTGCCCAGGCCGCGGTCTCGGGCGGCGACATGAGCGACACCCAGGTCAGCCGTGCGCAGGCCTACCTGGAGATCAACGGCACCCGGCACCCGCTCCACGGCAACCTCGTCGTGGGCCGGGGCACGGACGCCGATCTGCGCATCAACGACCCTGGTATCAGCCGCCGCCACATCGAGTTCCGCTCGAAGCAGGCCGGCGACCGCGTACGCGTCGAGGTCTACGACCTCGGCTCGACCAACGGCATGCTGGTCAACGGGCAGAAGATGGCGAGTGCAACCTTGGACGACGGCTCTCAGGTGCGCATCGGCACCACCGTCATCACCGCGCACATCGTGGAGGAGCGCCGTTGAGCGAGCTGACTCTGTTTCTGATCCGGGTCGCTTATCTGGCGATCCTGTGGATCTTCGTGCTGGCCGCGTTGTCGGTGATCCG includes:
- a CDS encoding DUF4331 family protein; its protein translation is MSHHLDSPLARQDVRLDITDLYVFRGETGTVLVINVCHSLAGDIPTPGFHPEGRYEFKIDVDGDAVEERTYRFVFGPRDETGHQDVAVHQIDGDAATDPFAEGTVLATGTTKGTIVTDRGLRVWTGKAGDPFWIEPDVLHAVGHAFQDGTTIDVGTWTPDQATNLFAGHTVYSIVLEIPDADLLEPGRTTRAIGVWAVASLATDAGGWRSINRVGLPMIHPLFTQYDEQLGDDLNGGRPSEDAATYGARLTSEIASVVKAYGTAVDPDEYAAGVARRFMPNVLPYVVGTTACFGFNGWNGRTLTDNAPDVMFSIAANTPVALGIGKESVTAQPTAVFPYVPAVK
- a CDS encoding DUF3662 and FHA domain-containing protein produces the protein MSGLQKFEQKLEQLISGAFAKAFRSEVKSVEIVAALQREIDNNAQVLSRQRRLVPNDFFVELSSSDLGKLESYGPHLKEELKRQLMDHAEAQGFVFPGRVSIEFGEAKDLTIGRFRVRSRAQAAVSGGDMSDTQVSRAQAYLEINGTRHPLHGNLVVGRGTDADLRINDPGISRRHIEFRSKQAGDRVRVEVYDLGSTNGMLVNGQKMASATLDDGSQVRIGTTVITAHIVEERR
- a CDS encoding alpha/beta fold hydrolase, whose amino-acid sequence is MPYITVAKENSADIDLYYEDHGDPDGQAVVLIHGYPLDGHSWEQQSRVLLAAGYRVITYDRRGFGRSSQPTIGYDYDTFANDLDVLLDVLRLRDVILVGFSMGTGEVARYLGRYGSENVRKVAFLAPLEPFLLQTENSPTGLPQSVFDEIAAAATADRYAYFTTFYENFYNLDEFLGSRISQEAVRNSWNIAAGASWYASVACVATWHEDFRADIAMIDVPALILQGTADRILPIEATGRPFATALPDATYVEIDGAPHGLLWTHADEVNKTLLAFLADS